From one Nitrososphaerota archaeon genomic stretch:
- a CDS encoding glycosyl hydrolase-related protein encodes MVEEARYVIHLVSHTHWDREWYLPFDETRVKLVKLVDKLLNILDSEPDYLFYVLDGQAVILEDYLQIRPEKRGLLEKHIREGRIFVGPWYVLPDEFLVSGESLIRNLLLGHQVAEEFGRVMNVGYLPDPFGHISQLPQILRGFGIDSMIFSRGLGDEGEKIGSEFIWRGPDGSELLAVRQAAGGYWDTQSLGYDNPDVSGNTKEPLNLKKALDTINRNKLLLTKYARTRHLLANNGEDFLEPQPEIPQIIQYLNNHLEDATVIHSNYEDLIRSIKASRPQLDSFEGEMRSGLYLFLLPGVLSTRIYLKQANERTQTYLEKVAEPLATLAWLEGQEYPEETLRQAWKYLLQSHPHDSICGSGVDQVHRDVMRRLERSQQISKTVAESSLKHLAEKIDTANKVTASQPIIVFNTLNWTRTDTVTVKLPTKKPHLPRFELRDSDGNSTPLQVNNINDKQTGTAEKPRNTELSFLAEKIPPYGYRTYFLTPSQKGNSASTSLKVNTDSVENEYFHIQVNRNGTLNVRDKASNITFDKILLFEDVEDAGDEYNFSPAKISQRITSEDCDAKITVQSKGPVSATLKIEVTLNLPEELAEDRSRRSGKNIPCRLENYVTLHSGVRRIDIRTVFENNVKDHRLRAVFPTNIKTSCSEAEGQFDIIQRSIDLPAAAYWKEPPAPTHPQQSFVTISDEKKSLTLINQGLPEYEALRTENGTALALTLLRCVGWLSREDLQTRKGRAGPLTPTPEAQCLGEHEFRYALLILNSQKEDAKNKAVWQEAYNHNTPLLSQATSQHQGTLPKTQSFLQIKPETVIISALKKTESKQEAGGLILRAYNLKQKKGSEELEVKTYREVKQTRLLNLNETPKHLGESSEPHQTSQNTTQLKMKSHEITTIQIDL; translated from the coding sequence ATGGTTGAAGAGGCTCGTTACGTGATTCACCTAGTTTCCCATACGCATTGGGATCGAGAGTGGTATCTCCCATTTGACGAGACCCGTGTGAAGCTGGTGAAGCTCGTTGATAAGCTGCTCAACATCTTGGATTCGGAGCCTGATTACCTGTTTTATGTCTTGGACGGCCAGGCTGTTATCTTGGAGGATTATCTGCAGATTCGGCCTGAGAAAAGAGGTTTGTTGGAGAAGCATATTCGCGAGGGAAGAATCTTCGTAGGTCCTTGGTACGTTCTTCCGGACGAGTTTCTGGTCAGCGGCGAATCGCTGATCAGGAATCTGCTGCTTGGACATCAGGTCGCCGAGGAGTTCGGTAGAGTAATGAATGTGGGTTATCTGCCGGATCCGTTCGGCCACATCTCTCAGCTTCCTCAGATCCTCAGAGGCTTCGGAATAGACTCAATGATATTCTCACGAGGCTTGGGTGATGAAGGTGAGAAGATAGGCTCAGAGTTCATCTGGAGAGGACCAGATGGGAGCGAACTCCTCGCAGTCCGTCAAGCAGCAGGCGGATACTGGGACACTCAATCACTAGGATACGATAACCCGGATGTATCAGGCAACACCAAGGAGCCGTTGAACCTGAAAAAGGCCCTCGACACCATCAACAGAAACAAACTGCTCCTCACAAAATACGCTCGAACCCGACATCTCCTGGCAAACAATGGCGAAGACTTTCTGGAACCGCAGCCGGAGATACCGCAGATCATCCAGTACCTCAACAACCACCTAGAAGACGCAACAGTAATCCACAGCAACTACGAAGATCTGATCCGAAGCATCAAGGCCAGCCGTCCACAACTAGACTCCTTCGAAGGAGAAATGCGGTCTGGACTATACCTATTCCTCCTACCGGGAGTCCTCTCAACCCGCATCTACCTGAAACAGGCTAACGAAAGAACCCAAACCTACCTGGAAAAAGTAGCGGAGCCCCTCGCCACCCTAGCGTGGCTGGAAGGACAAGAATACCCCGAGGAGACTCTGAGGCAAGCCTGGAAATATCTTCTCCAAAGCCATCCGCATGACAGCATCTGCGGCAGCGGAGTCGACCAAGTCCACCGAGACGTAATGCGCCGACTCGAAAGGTCACAGCAGATATCAAAAACAGTCGCTGAATCGTCGCTCAAACACCTGGCAGAAAAAATCGACACAGCAAACAAGGTCACAGCCTCTCAACCCATCATCGTCTTCAACACATTAAACTGGACGCGAACAGACACGGTAACGGTAAAACTTCCAACCAAGAAACCTCATTTACCCAGATTCGAACTCCGCGACAGTGACGGCAACAGCACCCCACTACAAGTCAACAACATCAACGACAAGCAGACTGGAACAGCTGAGAAGCCGAGGAACACCGAACTCTCGTTCCTAGCGGAGAAGATACCTCCATACGGCTACCGAACCTACTTCCTGACCCCGTCCCAGAAAGGGAACAGCGCCTCCACTTCTTTGAAGGTGAACACCGACTCTGTGGAGAACGAGTACTTCCACATCCAAGTGAACCGGAACGGTACATTGAACGTGAGAGACAAAGCGTCCAACATAACCTTCGATAAGATCCTTCTCTTTGAAGACGTTGAGGATGCAGGTGACGAATACAACTTCTCCCCAGCCAAGATCTCTCAGAGAATCACCAGTGAAGATTGTGACGCGAAGATCACGGTTCAGAGTAAAGGGCCTGTCTCAGCCACGCTGAAAATCGAAGTCACACTAAACCTACCTGAGGAGCTAGCTGAGGATCGCAGCAGGCGAAGCGGAAAAAACATCCCGTGCCGTCTGGAGAACTACGTCACGCTTCACTCAGGCGTTAGACGAATAGATATTAGAACAGTCTTCGAGAACAATGTAAAAGATCACCGGTTAAGAGCAGTCTTCCCGACAAACATCAAAACAAGCTGTTCAGAAGCGGAAGGCCAGTTCGACATCATACAGCGAAGCATAGATCTCCCCGCAGCCGCCTACTGGAAGGAACCCCCAGCACCCACGCACCCCCAGCAGTCCTTCGTCACCATAAGCGACGAAAAGAAAAGCCTAACCCTAATCAACCAAGGCCTACCTGAGTACGAAGCACTCCGCACCGAAAACGGCACCGCACTCGCATTAACCCTACTCCGCTGCGTAGGCTGGCTAAGCCGAGAAGACCTTCAAACCCGAAAAGGCCGCGCAGGCCCCTTGACACCTACCCCGGAGGCCCAATGCCTCGGCGAACACGAATTCCGATACGCCCTCCTCATCCTCAACTCACAAAAAGAAGATGCGAAAAACAAGGCGGTCTGGCAAGAAGCCTACAACCACAACACCCCGCTCCTATCTCAAGCAACCTCTCAGCACCAAGGAACGCTACCGAAGACACAATCATTCCTCCAAATCAAACCAGAAACAGTAATCATCTCCGCCCTCAAAAAAACGGAAAGCAAACAAGAAGCAGGAGGACTAATCCTCAGAGCCTACAACCTGAAGCAAAAGAAAGGCAGTGAAGAACTCGAAGTCAAAACATACAGAGAAGTAAAGCAGACACGCCTCCTAAACCTGAACGAGACGCCGAAACACCTCGGGGAAAGCAGTGAACCTCATCAAACCTCGCAGAACACCACTCAACTCAAAATGAAATCGCATGAAATCACCACCATACAAATCGACCTGTGA
- a CDS encoding phosphate uptake regulator PhoU encodes MKVETRKVQQVGHSTLMVSLPKDWVTATGLSQGDILTLQQDDDGSLHILPVGVSEKREIVKSIVDADKCEGHSLLTRIITGIYILGYETLEITSKKGFESDQLAEIRQSIQRLTGMSIVEQGMNHVVIKNFVDPTRFPTNGLLRRIYIITSWMQEASIQALKERRKSLANEVLHMENEVDRIYWLVVRQMLLAVKDKHVAKMIGIESPLNIVGDRTIAKVLEKIGDLSENVASEVLTILDSDYTLEKHVLDELDNVYKLVHDVYDTATKAFFAVDIHRSNETLEKVENVKAAQKQVIDTILSGFRSSLEKRGGPVIYESVDAYVALRAMLWSFSQIVEYCGTIAEITLNRALERPGDLCHFERLPSAE; translated from the coding sequence ATGAAGGTGGAGACTAGGAAAGTTCAGCAGGTCGGCCATTCAACACTCATGGTATCTCTACCAAAGGACTGGGTAACCGCAACCGGCTTATCCCAAGGGGACATACTGACTCTTCAGCAGGATGATGATGGCAGCCTCCACATTCTACCCGTAGGGGTAAGTGAAAAACGGGAGATAGTAAAGAGCATCGTCGACGCTGATAAATGTGAAGGACACAGCCTTCTAACCAGAATCATAACAGGCATCTACATTTTAGGGTATGAAACGCTGGAAATAACCTCTAAGAAAGGATTCGAATCAGATCAATTAGCTGAGATTCGCCAGTCAATACAACGCCTAACCGGAATGAGCATAGTGGAGCAAGGGATGAACCACGTGGTCATCAAAAACTTCGTAGATCCCACCAGGTTCCCAACTAACGGACTGCTCAGACGAATTTACATTATAACCTCTTGGATGCAGGAAGCATCCATCCAAGCGTTGAAGGAGCGTCGAAAGAGCCTCGCAAACGAGGTTCTACACATGGAGAACGAAGTTGACCGCATCTACTGGCTGGTAGTCAGACAGATGCTGCTAGCGGTTAAAGACAAGCACGTCGCAAAGATGATCGGCATCGAATCCCCACTCAACATCGTGGGAGACAGAACAATAGCCAAGGTCCTGGAGAAAATAGGCGACCTCTCAGAAAACGTAGCCAGCGAAGTCTTAACAATCCTAGACAGCGACTACACGCTCGAAAAACATGTGCTCGACGAACTCGACAACGTATACAAACTCGTCCACGACGTCTACGACACAGCAACAAAAGCCTTCTTCGCCGTAGACATACACAGATCAAACGAAACACTCGAAAAAGTAGAGAACGTCAAAGCCGCCCAAAAACAGGTAATCGACACAATCCTAAGCGGCTTCCGAAGCAGCCTAGAGAAACGAGGAGGACCAGTAATCTACGAAAGCGTAGACGCCTACGTAGCACTCAGAGCAATGCTATGGAGCTTCTCCCAAATCGTAGAATACTGCGGAACAATCGCAGAAATAACCCTCAACAGAGCACTAGAACGACCCGGCGACCTCTGCCACTTCGAACGCCTACCCTCAGCAGAATAA
- the trxB gene encoding thioredoxin-disulfide reductase, with amino-acid sequence MVERLIIIGAGPAGLTAALYAARAGLEPLVLTGYTVGGQILLSPCVENFPGFPEGVVGSDLSDLWQQQAVRFGARCVLAEVMSVDFKSRPFKVSTSKEVYEAEAVIIATGASAKRLGLESERRLTGKGVSTCATCDGVFFRGKDVVVVGGGDTAMDEALFLSRIVKSVTVVHRRDKLRASKVLQRRACSNEKISFIWNHVVEDIVGENQVEGVLLRNVKTGEKRQVECQGVFVAVGYQPNTALFKNEIRLDQWGYIKLRKWSETTVKGVFAAGDVHDSRYRQAITAAGTGCKAAMDAIKYLEEHGAASNRMRDVKA; translated from the coding sequence ATGGTTGAGCGGTTAATTATCATAGGCGCTGGGCCGGCTGGGTTGACCGCGGCGCTTTATGCTGCTCGGGCCGGTTTGGAGCCGTTGGTTTTGACGGGTTATACTGTTGGGGGGCAGATTCTTTTGTCTCCGTGTGTTGAGAATTTTCCGGGTTTTCCTGAGGGGGTTGTGGGGTCGGATCTTTCGGATCTTTGGCAGCAGCAGGCTGTTCGGTTTGGGGCTCGTTGTGTTCTTGCTGAGGTGATGTCTGTTGATTTCAAGTCTAGGCCGTTCAAGGTTTCGACGAGTAAGGAGGTTTACGAGGCTGAAGCTGTGATTATCGCGACGGGTGCTTCTGCTAAGCGGCTTGGGTTGGAGTCTGAGCGGCGGTTGACAGGTAAAGGTGTCTCCACCTGCGCTACTTGTGACGGGGTGTTCTTCCGTGGGAAGGATGTTGTTGTGGTGGGTGGAGGGGACACTGCGATGGATGAAGCGCTGTTCCTCTCTCGGATTGTGAAGAGTGTGACCGTGGTTCACCGGCGGGATAAGCTTCGTGCGAGCAAAGTTTTGCAGCGGCGAGCGTGTAGTAACGAGAAGATTAGTTTCATCTGGAATCATGTGGTGGAGGATATAGTTGGGGAGAATCAGGTTGAAGGTGTTCTGCTGAGGAATGTGAAGACCGGTGAGAAGAGGCAGGTAGAGTGTCAAGGGGTCTTCGTCGCAGTCGGGTACCAGCCTAACACAGCTCTATTCAAGAATGAGATTAGACTTGACCAGTGGGGTTACATTAAGCTTCGTAAATGGTCTGAAACAACTGTCAAAGGGGTTTTTGCAGCTGGGGACGTTCATGACAGCCGATACCGTCAGGCTATCACTGCGGCTGGGACGGGCTGTAAAGCTGCGA